One Proteiniborus ethanoligenes genomic window carries:
- a CDS encoding urocanate hydratase, translating into MINNLNISKAMTIKLENHLPPAPKFTQGVRRAPKREFTLTKRETEIALKNALRYIPAELHEKLAPEFLEELMTRGRIYGYRYRPEGNIKGRPIHEYRGNCIEGKAFQVMIDNNLDFDVALYPYELVTYGETGQVCQNWMQYRLIMKYLEVLTEEQTLVIASGHPVGLFKSSVESPRVIITNALMIGMFDDQNHWNKAQAMGVANYGQMTAGGWMYIGPQGIVHGTFNTILNAGRIKLGVAEDGDLRGHLFVSSGLGGMSGAQGKAVEIAKGVGIIAEVDYSRIQTRLDQGWITRASNDLKEIFSWADEYMKKKEPISIAYHGNIVDLLEYAVNNNIYIELLSDQTSCHAPYDGGYCPQGLSFEERTELLKCDKGKFIELVDKSLIKHFHLIRELTNRGTYFFDYGNSFMKAVFDAGAKDIAKNGTDESEGFIFPSYVEDILGPLLFDYGYGPFRWVCLSGNHEDLIKTDNAAMDAINPNRRGQDRDNYVWIRDAEENRLVVGTQARILYQDALGRRDIALKFNEMVRNGEVGPIMLGRDHHDTGGTDSPFRETSNIKDGSNIMADMATHCFAGNAARGMSLVALHNGGGVGIGKSINGGFGLVLDGSERVDNIIRMAIPWDVMGGVARRAWGRNENSIETCIEYNNMHKDSDHITLPYIPDEGLISSLVEKAYK; encoded by the coding sequence ATGATTAATAATCTTAATATTTCAAAGGCAATGACTATTAAGCTTGAAAACCATCTACCACCTGCACCTAAATTTACTCAAGGTGTTAGGAGAGCACCAAAGAGAGAATTCACATTGACGAAAAGGGAAACGGAAATAGCTCTTAAAAATGCACTTAGGTATATACCAGCAGAGCTACATGAAAAGCTAGCACCGGAGTTTTTAGAAGAATTAATGACTAGAGGAAGGATATATGGCTATCGTTATAGACCAGAAGGCAATATTAAAGGAAGACCTATACATGAATATAGGGGAAATTGCATAGAAGGCAAAGCCTTTCAGGTAATGATAGATAATAATCTTGATTTTGATGTAGCACTTTATCCATATGAGCTAGTTACCTATGGGGAAACAGGTCAGGTTTGTCAAAATTGGATGCAATATAGACTAATCATGAAATATTTAGAGGTATTAACAGAAGAGCAAACTTTAGTAATAGCTTCTGGTCATCCTGTTGGGCTTTTTAAATCTAGCGTGGAAAGTCCTAGAGTAATAATAACTAATGCATTAATGATTGGAATGTTTGATGATCAAAACCATTGGAACAAAGCGCAGGCTATGGGTGTAGCTAACTATGGGCAGATGACCGCTGGTGGTTGGATGTATATAGGACCTCAGGGAATAGTTCATGGAACTTTTAACACCATATTAAATGCTGGAAGAATAAAGCTAGGTGTTGCTGAAGATGGAGATTTAAGAGGCCATTTATTTGTATCTTCAGGTCTTGGAGGTATGAGCGGAGCACAGGGTAAAGCTGTGGAAATAGCTAAAGGTGTAGGAATAATAGCAGAAGTGGATTATTCTAGAATCCAAACAAGACTAGACCAAGGTTGGATAACTAGAGCTTCCAATGATTTAAAAGAGATTTTCAGTTGGGCAGATGAATACATGAAAAAGAAAGAGCCTATTTCAATTGCTTATCATGGAAATATAGTGGATTTACTTGAATATGCAGTAAATAACAATATTTATATAGAGCTTTTATCAGACCAAACCTCATGTCATGCACCCTATGATGGTGGATATTGTCCACAAGGCTTGAGCTTTGAAGAGAGAACAGAGCTTTTAAAATGTGATAAGGGCAAATTTATAGAGTTAGTAGATAAATCACTTATAAAGCATTTTCATCTTATTAGAGAACTGACCAATAGAGGTACTTATTTCTTTGATTATGGAAACAGCTTTATGAAAGCTGTATTTGATGCTGGAGCTAAGGATATAGCTAAAAATGGTACAGATGAAAGTGAAGGCTTTATATTCCCTTCATATGTAGAAGATATACTAGGGCCACTTTTATTTGATTATGGCTATGGACCATTTAGATGGGTTTGCTTAAGCGGGAATCATGAAGACCTTATAAAAACTGACAATGCTGCTATGGATGCTATCAATCCTAATCGAAGAGGACAAGATAGAGATAATTATGTATGGATAAGGGATGCAGAAGAAAATAGGCTAGTAGTAGGTACACAGGCAAGAATTCTTTACCAAGATGCACTAGGACGAAGAGACATAGCCCTAAAATTTAATGAAATGGTTAGAAATGGAGAAGTAGGGCCTATAATGCTAGGAAGAGACCATCATGATACCGGTGGAACTGACTCTCCATTTAGAGAAACCTCAAATATTAAAGATGGAAGCAACATAATGGCTGATATGGCTACTCATTGCTTTGCAGGAAATGCAGCTAGGGGAATGAGTTTAGTAGCACTTCACAATGGTGGTGGAGTAGGAATAGGCAAATCAATAAACGGTGGATTCGGACTGGTATTAGATGGTAGTGAAAGGGTAGACAATATTATAAGAATGGCCATACCTTGGGATGTAATGGGGGGTGTGGCAAGACGCGCATGGGGAAGGAATGAAAACTCCATCGAGACATGTATAGAGTATAACAATATGCACAAGGATAGTGATCATATAACATTACCATATATTCCAGATGAGGGCTTAATCAGTTCTCTTGTAGAAAAGGCATATAAATAA
- the hutH gene encoding histidine ammonia-lyase has product MRKVILDGNSLRIEDIVHVARNNYEVQLSTDAIDKVIKSRELVDRFVNEEKVVYGITTGFGKFSDVVISKKEARTLQRNLIISHSCGVGEPLDEEIVRGVMLLRANALAKGYSGIRLETLNTLIEMLNKGVHPVIPEKGSLGASGDLAPLSHMVLVMLGEGEAFYKGARMSGKEAMEKANVPTIELTSKEGLALINGTQVMTAIGALAVYDAINISKMADVSAAMTVEALNGIVTAFDEKVHQVRPHEGQINTAKNLLRILQDSKMTTEQGQIRVQDAYVIRCLPQIHGASKDAIKYVKEKVEIEINSATDNPLIFEDVEEVISGGNFHGQPMAISFDFLGIALAELANVSERRLERLVNPALSGLPAFLVKNGGLNSGFMIVQYSAASLVSENKVLAHPASVDSIPSSANQEDHVSMGTIAARKARAILDNARKVLSMELLGACQAIDLRGNKGLGKGTQVAYHIIREKIKTLENDQIMNVEINKCEDIVKSGIIIKSIEKSIGEIYY; this is encoded by the coding sequence GTGAGAAAAGTAATATTAGATGGAAATAGTCTCAGGATAGAGGATATTGTTCACGTAGCTAGAAATAATTATGAAGTGCAATTATCTACTGATGCTATAGATAAAGTAATAAAATCAAGGGAACTAGTTGATAGGTTCGTGAATGAAGAAAAAGTTGTTTATGGAATTACGACAGGTTTTGGCAAATTTAGTGATGTGGTTATTTCTAAAAAGGAAGCAAGGACCCTTCAAAGAAACCTTATAATAAGCCATTCATGTGGAGTTGGAGAGCCTTTAGATGAAGAAATAGTAAGGGGGGTTATGCTCCTAAGAGCAAATGCTTTAGCAAAGGGGTATTCGGGAATAAGACTTGAAACTCTGAACACTTTAATTGAAATGCTAAATAAGGGAGTTCATCCTGTAATTCCTGAAAAGGGTTCTTTAGGAGCAAGTGGCGACCTTGCACCTCTCTCACATATGGTACTTGTAATGCTGGGAGAAGGTGAGGCCTTCTACAAAGGTGCTAGAATGTCTGGAAAGGAAGCCATGGAGAAAGCCAATGTTCCAACTATAGAGCTTACATCTAAGGAAGGGTTGGCACTTATTAATGGTACTCAGGTAATGACAGCAATAGGTGCATTAGCAGTTTATGATGCAATAAATATTAGCAAGATGGCAGATGTTAGCGCTGCTATGACTGTAGAGGCTTTAAATGGAATAGTCACAGCCTTTGATGAAAAGGTACACCAGGTAAGACCTCATGAAGGTCAAATAAACACAGCAAAAAATTTATTGAGAATTTTACAGGATAGCAAAATGACTACAGAGCAAGGTCAAATAAGGGTTCAAGATGCTTATGTTATTAGATGCCTTCCTCAAATTCATGGTGCTAGTAAGGATGCTATAAAATATGTTAAAGAAAAAGTAGAGATTGAAATTAACTCTGCTACTGATAACCCTCTTATATTTGAAGATGTAGAAGAAGTAATATCTGGAGGTAATTTTCATGGGCAGCCTATGGCAATTAGCTTTGATTTTCTTGGTATAGCATTAGCTGAGCTTGCCAATGTTTCTGAAAGAAGACTAGAGAGATTGGTAAATCCAGCCTTAAGCGGATTACCTGCATTTTTAGTGAAAAATGGTGGACTTAATTCTGGCTTTATGATTGTACAATACTCAGCAGCCTCTTTAGTTTCAGAAAATAAGGTTCTTGCTCACCCAGCAAGTGTAGATTCTATACCTTCATCTGCAAATCAAGAGGATCATGTATCTATGGGAACTATAGCAGCAAGAAAGGCAAGAGCCATATTAGATAATGCAAGAAAGGTTTTGTCAATGGAATTGTTGGGAGCATGTCAAGCCATAGATTTACGAGGAAACAAAGGACTTGGCAAGGGAACTCAAGTTGCATATCATATTATCAGAGAGAAAATAAAAACTCTTGAGAACGATCAGATAATGAATGTAGAGATAAATAAATGCGAAGATATTGTAAAGTCAGGTATAATTATAAAAAGCATAGAGAAATCCATAGGAGAAATATATTATTAG
- a CDS encoding LacI family DNA-binding transcriptional regulator, which yields MTATIKDVAKMAGVSISTVSRVINNSKPVSPEIRQKVLEVINEIGYKPNEVARTLVTKKSFLIGVIVTDLGDTYIAQLVRGIEEVGKMYDYDILLCSTYGDKAAEIKYMQILSRKQAEGIILISDSLNKEIDNQIKDFKMPFVYLNRYFSNEDFPTVTIDSLEATYEMTNYLISLGHENIAYVSSSEEENSLEMIKLEGYKKAISENEGYEEKIYYAKGRNIDDGYEICKDIISSNDEITAIFCSHDELSIGVLSYLHDNNIKVPDQMSVAGYGDIKTASIFRPRLTTIKEPFYDIGAVAIRRIIKEIKKEKVDKDTIILPFQIQKRESCAKIL from the coding sequence ATGACTGCAACTATTAAAGATGTGGCTAAAATGGCTGGAGTATCTATATCTACGGTTTCTAGAGTAATAAATAATTCCAAGCCAGTAAGCCCAGAAATAAGGCAAAAGGTTTTAGAGGTAATAAATGAAATTGGATATAAACCAAATGAGGTTGCTAGAACATTAGTAACTAAGAAATCATTCTTAATAGGTGTTATAGTAACTGATTTAGGAGATACTTATATTGCACAATTAGTAAGGGGCATAGAAGAGGTTGGGAAAATGTACGACTACGATATATTACTATGTAGTACATATGGAGATAAAGCAGCAGAAATAAAATACATGCAGATTTTAAGCAGAAAACAAGCAGAAGGAATAATACTTATTTCGGACTCCTTAAATAAGGAAATAGATAACCAAATAAAGGATTTTAAAATGCCCTTTGTTTATCTAAATAGATACTTTTCTAATGAGGATTTCCCTACTGTAACCATTGATAGCCTTGAGGCAACTTATGAAATGACAAATTATTTAATCAGCCTAGGACATGAAAATATAGCATATGTATCATCTAGTGAAGAAGAAAACTCTCTAGAAATGATAAAGCTTGAAGGTTATAAGAAAGCTATATCAGAAAATGAAGGCTATGAGGAAAAAATATATTATGCTAAGGGAAGGAACATAGATGATGGCTATGAAATATGCAAGGATATAATTAGCTCTAATGATGAAATTACAGCAATATTCTGTAGTCACGATGAATTGTCAATTGGTGTACTAAGCTATTTGCATGATAACAATATTAAGGTTCCAGATCAAATGTCTGTAGCAGGCTATGGTGATATTAAGACAGCATCAATATTTAGACCTAGATTAACTACAATAAAGGAGCCTTTCTATGATATAGGAGCAGTTGCTATAAGAAGAATAATAAAGGAAATAAAAAAAGAAAAAGTGGATAAAGATACTATTATCCTGCCTTTCCAAATACAAAAACGAGAAAGCTGTGCTAAAATATTATAA
- a CDS encoding diguanylate cyclase, whose protein sequence is MQLINNRYRIKDTYKVYDDSTIFTVHDLWNNNEELLLKLLSGDKNATLIDEFIHVFIEISSLKHKGIISNHSFDIVNSIDNKPTIVKQYFYTMDYVNSNKLTSYIGRLNIEQILSIVVQLLEVVSYLAFRGYPYRYINPDNIFVIDDRDNFKIKLNDFAEIILRERKNIYNDEYSDYMAPEARYNNANNSSDIYSIGMLLKTMLIGKAPNLIGHAFKAASHLKLNKNQEDLIDDLISRLVNKDLSLRLVEPTEIVNEINKIFGKDYRLKLKESRNKLIFNHPIVGRDREINIVLDIDKNIGNNNLDKKLISFTGEDGIGKTRLLEELEYRLRMRGRTVFYTSITDSNAKELSGIIKILRSMIKDCDSYLIEKYGCELVKIIPEISESGDIKPSSMLSGTRERLRLYDRITNFIIDNIKNNPTYILIDDLHNSDIETINLLNYLINSGRQVPLILIASYHKDMLEKKKALNDTINTWIKSRKAHEYRLFRLNLNETSDLIKSILGISYKAINFSTRVMNETLGNPGYIEEAIKNLVATGELFINEKGNWDVPTKNYASLYIPSNIGDAIKRQIKLLDKELYDIAKYISIFNTSVSKTIIRKLAEDYGIDSDQLVDKLASMKILDERVEDWGYTYDFYNRQIKMFIYSDIKEDEKQELHRKAAEILEQTYIQQDRGNVDELIYHYNMSKQLDKAIKHTILNAKKMKGLVGNIQCIHLWENANELMKGRRDIHKLEVLTNLGSLYLLHGMTGKSINCYKEGLKIAEELKENKYIAICNNGLSSVFLRRYDMDLAEKHADQAKKISQDHDYTEELLESIRNLYKIYISKGEYDTVLEHIDKYLDMAKEHDFDLYAGYLYNHKGIIKAFTDQIEQALDYFVTSYQYLQKSGDLAESTRALNNIGSIYSEYFDDIDLAMAYFKEGLEITKKYQSLETEGNFLNNIGELYFRTNDYALAKDYIKKVENIAKDIEDEGLLFLSYINLGLIYLRIGQFDKCYKLYEKVKKTFDEGFVEEQYISRYYYFLGEFYFTFGVCDKALEYFNKTIESCNQLENILKLDSYLKKVLLEYCEERNATEENIENVRELYRLSGYCGERRRALLTLANTLMIYDNAKLAEDLLLEDDKLIGKYTTKYLDILRDMTIGKLNKNYEQLTNVSKRVKNSGHYRVELSNYVELGDICFENKQYYKSANYYLTALDLLYRLTRKIPNKKLQVNFVKKNMASEIISKLNKIVLVIKGDNALNINTIEFTEAMELEDYFNIKKIVELFNENIFNFDIKEDSDPSLKGVYSFEELILQLSNNYNHNLNMILKYAVDKTYANRGIICVHDYESGELVTVASTSEDDIIPEEERILSEVKKKNRGILINKSFDYEEQEQLQYADDNIKAIICMPIFKLQASDHIEEVAERRKSYTHINNEDIIGYLYLDTDKLFNKFDNKRLKIIDALSHLISINIDNYILKIISSIDKMTGAYTRKYFDSIFKDFILLARRSGTEFSVIMLDLDKFKNVNDTFGHRMGDEILNRIGNIILKNIRKTDMVGRYGGEEFIIILPNTNKDQGKKIAEKIRKSVEKTVMINEDYPITISLGISSFPDHGQTPDELIEKADQALYNAKELGRNKSIIWSDDIGKSNKRLDKLAGIITGNTVHDQRIGLVLVEIIELMREKSSKEDKIFRILGRLIEILEAEKGTLIIVDKDQNIQNIYGRQRFLDIWAENPECNDKVIYEIINEQIGKFFIDWEDIRGIDLVTGKPNWLSIIAVPLINNGEIKGVLKITVPIKEKEFDYNSYNFVNTISDIIAAML, encoded by the coding sequence ATGCAACTTATTAACAATAGATATAGAATAAAAGATACATACAAGGTCTACGATGATAGTACTATTTTTACAGTACACGACCTATGGAATAATAACGAAGAGCTACTGTTAAAGCTGCTTAGTGGAGACAAAAATGCTACCCTTATTGATGAATTTATCCATGTTTTTATTGAAATTAGCAGCTTAAAACATAAAGGAATTATATCGAATCATAGCTTTGATATTGTAAATTCTATCGATAACAAGCCAACTATAGTTAAACAATACTTTTATACTATGGATTATGTTAATAGCAATAAACTCACTAGCTATATCGGAAGATTGAATATTGAACAAATACTATCTATTGTTGTGCAGCTATTAGAGGTTGTGTCTTATTTAGCTTTTAGGGGCTATCCTTATAGGTATATAAATCCAGACAACATATTTGTTATAGATGATAGGGACAATTTTAAAATTAAATTAAATGATTTTGCAGAGATAATCCTAAGAGAAAGAAAAAATATTTATAATGATGAGTACAGTGACTATATGGCTCCAGAGGCTAGATATAATAATGCTAATAATAGCTCAGATATATATTCTATTGGGATGTTACTTAAAACTATGTTAATAGGGAAAGCACCGAATTTAATTGGACATGCTTTTAAAGCTGCAAGCCATTTAAAGCTTAATAAAAATCAAGAAGACCTAATTGATGATTTAATATCTAGATTAGTAAACAAGGATTTATCCTTAAGGCTTGTTGAGCCAACTGAAATAGTTAATGAAATTAACAAAATATTTGGAAAAGACTATAGATTAAAATTAAAAGAAAGTAGAAACAAATTGATTTTCAATCATCCTATAGTTGGTAGAGATAGAGAAATCAATATTGTTTTAGATATTGACAAGAACATTGGAAATAATAATTTAGATAAAAAACTAATATCATTTACTGGAGAAGATGGTATAGGCAAAACTAGACTATTGGAAGAGCTGGAATATAGACTGAGAATGAGAGGAAGAACTGTATTTTATACTTCCATTACAGATTCAAATGCAAAAGAGCTAAGCGGAATTATTAAAATACTTAGGAGCATGATAAAAGACTGTGATTCATATCTTATAGAAAAATACGGCTGTGAATTAGTTAAAATAATTCCAGAAATTTCTGAGTCAGGAGATATTAAACCTTCATCAATGCTTAGTGGCACAAGGGAAAGACTTAGACTATATGATAGAATTACTAATTTCATAATTGATAACATAAAGAATAATCCAACCTATATATTGATAGATGATCTTCATAACAGTGATATAGAAACTATTAATTTGTTAAATTATTTAATAAATAGCGGCAGACAAGTTCCGTTAATATTAATTGCTTCATATCATAAGGACATGCTGGAAAAGAAAAAGGCCCTCAATGACACAATTAATACATGGATAAAATCTAGGAAAGCTCATGAGTATAGGCTGTTTCGTTTAAATCTAAACGAAACTTCAGATTTAATAAAAAGTATTTTAGGAATAAGCTATAAAGCTATTAATTTTTCAACAAGAGTTATGAATGAAACCTTAGGTAATCCTGGGTACATTGAGGAAGCCATAAAAAACCTTGTAGCAACAGGAGAGCTTTTCATTAATGAAAAAGGAAACTGGGATGTGCCAACGAAAAACTATGCAAGCTTATACATACCATCTAATATTGGAGATGCTATAAAAAGGCAGATTAAGCTATTAGATAAGGAATTATATGATATAGCTAAATATATCTCAATATTTAATACTTCCGTATCTAAAACTATTATTAGAAAATTGGCTGAGGATTATGGTATAGATTCAGATCAATTAGTTGATAAGCTGGCCTCAATGAAAATACTAGACGAGAGAGTAGAGGATTGGGGTTATACTTATGATTTCTATAATAGACAAATTAAGATGTTTATTTATAGTGATATTAAAGAAGATGAGAAACAAGAGCTTCACAGAAAAGCTGCTGAAATTTTAGAACAAACTTATATCCAGCAGGATAGAGGCAATGTAGACGAGCTCATCTATCACTATAATATGTCTAAGCAGCTTGATAAGGCTATTAAGCATACAATATTGAATGCAAAGAAAATGAAAGGCTTAGTAGGAAATATTCAATGTATTCATCTGTGGGAAAATGCTAATGAGCTTATGAAGGGCAGAAGAGACATACACAAGCTAGAAGTATTAACTAATTTAGGAAGCTTATATTTACTTCATGGTATGACTGGGAAATCGATAAATTGCTATAAAGAAGGATTAAAAATAGCTGAAGAGCTTAAGGAAAATAAATATATAGCAATTTGTAATAATGGATTATCTTCCGTTTTTCTTAGAAGATATGATATGGATTTAGCAGAGAAGCATGCAGACCAAGCAAAGAAGATTTCACAAGATCATGATTATACTGAAGAATTGTTAGAATCCATAAGGAATCTTTATAAAATATATATATCTAAGGGAGAATACGATACAGTACTAGAACATATTGATAAATACCTAGATATGGCTAAGGAACATGATTTCGATTTATATGCAGGTTATTTATATAACCATAAAGGCATAATAAAGGCCTTTACAGACCAGATAGAACAAGCACTAGATTACTTCGTAACTAGCTACCAGTATCTTCAAAAATCAGGAGACCTTGCAGAGTCTACTAGAGCGCTTAACAATATTGGGTCCATATATTCTGAATATTTCGACGACATAGATCTTGCAATGGCTTACTTTAAAGAAGGCTTAGAGATTACAAAAAAATATCAATCCCTAGAAACAGAAGGAAACTTTCTCAATAATATTGGAGAGCTTTATTTTAGAACAAACGATTATGCTCTGGCTAAAGATTATATAAAGAAGGTAGAAAATATTGCTAAGGATATTGAAGATGAAGGGTTACTATTTTTGTCTTATATTAATCTAGGATTGATATATTTGCGCATTGGTCAATTTGATAAATGCTATAAACTTTATGAGAAAGTGAAAAAAACATTTGATGAAGGCTTTGTTGAAGAACAGTACATTTCAAGATATTATTATTTTTTAGGTGAATTTTATTTTACATTTGGAGTATGTGATAAAGCACTAGAATATTTTAATAAGACAATAGAGAGCTGCAATCAGCTTGAAAATATTTTAAAATTAGACTCTTACTTAAAAAAAGTTTTGTTAGAATATTGTGAAGAACGTAATGCAACAGAAGAAAATATAGAGAACGTAAGAGAACTATATAGACTAAGTGGTTACTGTGGGGAAAGAAGAAGGGCTTTATTAACGCTTGCAAACACATTGATGATATATGATAATGCTAAATTAGCGGAAGACTTGCTTTTAGAGGACGATAAACTGATAGGAAAGTATACTACAAAATATCTGGACATATTGAGAGATATGACAATAGGAAAACTCAACAAGAATTATGAACAGTTAACTAATGTATCTAAAAGGGTAAAAAACTCAGGACATTATAGAGTTGAGTTATCCAATTATGTTGAGCTTGGCGATATTTGTTTTGAGAATAAACAATATTACAAATCAGCTAATTATTATTTAACTGCATTAGATTTGCTATATAGACTAACAAGAAAGATACCTAATAAGAAGTTGCAAGTGAATTTTGTTAAAAAGAACATGGCTTCAGAAATTATATCAAAGCTAAATAAAATAGTTTTAGTCATAAAGGGTGATAATGCATTAAATATTAATACTATTGAATTCACTGAGGCTATGGAACTAGAAGATTACTTTAACATCAAAAAAATTGTAGAATTATTTAATGAAAATATTTTTAATTTCGACATAAAAGAAGACTCAGATCCTTCCTTAAAGGGTGTTTATAGCTTTGAAGAACTAATACTGCAACTAAGCAACAATTATAATCATAATTTAAATATGATACTTAAGTATGCAGTGGACAAGACCTATGCAAATAGAGGGATAATTTGTGTTCATGATTATGAATCTGGAGAGCTAGTTACTGTAGCGTCAACATCAGAAGATGATATTATACCTGAAGAAGAACGGATTTTGTCCGAGGTAAAGAAAAAAAACAGAGGAATTCTTATTAATAAATCCTTTGACTATGAAGAACAGGAACAATTACAATATGCTGATGATAACATAAAAGCCATTATATGTATGCCTATATTCAAGCTACAAGCATCAGATCATATAGAAGAGGTAGCTGAAAGACGTAAATCGTACACTCATATTAACAATGAAGATATTATTGGATATTTGTATTTAGATACTGATAAGCTATTTAATAAATTTGATAACAAAAGACTTAAAATTATTGATGCCCTTTCTCATCTTATTTCTATTAATATTGATAATTATATCCTTAAAATAATCTCATCAATAGATAAAATGACTGGTGCTTATACTAGAAAGTATTTTGATAGTATTTTTAAAGACTTTATCCTATTAGCAAGAAGAAGTGGAACTGAATTTTCAGTTATTATGCTAGATTTAGATAAATTTAAAAATGTAAATGATACTTTTGGACATAGAATGGGGGATGAAATATTAAATCGTATAGGGAATATAATTTTGAAAAATATAAGAAAAACTGATATGGTAGGTAGATATGGTGGAGAAGAATTCATTATTATATTACCGAATACTAACAAGGATCAGGGTAAAAAAATTGCAGAAAAAATAAGAAAATCAGTAGAAAAAACAGTAATGATAAATGAAGATTATCCTATTACAATAAGCCTAGGCATATCATCTTTTCCTGATCACGGTCAGACCCCAGATGAGCTTATTGAAAAGGCAGACCAGGCATTGTATAATGCAAAAGAACTTGGTAGAAATAAGAGCATCATTTGGAGTGATGATATAGGAAAATCTAATAAAAGGCTAGATAAATTAGCAGGAATCATTACAGGGAATACTGTTCACGATCAAAGAATAGGACTTGTGTTAGTAGAAATAATAGAATTAATGAGAGAAAAATCATCAAAAGAAGATAAAATATTTAGAATACTTGGAAGACTAATAGAAATATTAGAAGCAGAAAAAGGAACACTTATTATAGTGGATAAAGACCAAAATATCCAAAACATTTATGGTCGACAGAGGTTTTTGGATATATGGGCTGAGAATCCTGAATGTAACGATAAGGTAATATATGAAATAATAAATGAACAAATAGGTAAATTCTTTATTGATTGGGAGGATATAAGAGGAATAGATTTAGTTACTGGAAAGCCTAATTGGTTATCAATTATAGCAGTTCCACTTATAAACAATGGTGAGATTAAAGGAGTACTTAAAATAACTGTTCCTATTAAAGAAAAAGAATTTGACTATAATAGCTATAACTTTGTAAATACTATTAGTGACATAATAGCAGCTATGCTATAA